GTAGGTAGATGTGAAGTGGGGGTTTTAATCTtgattttcattttatattttattatctacATCTCCAACTCACCCCAAGAAGAGGGATGCTAATTATATAAGTTTACAAGAGGATCTTGATCAACACTAAAACTAGCTAAATAATGTGGCACCAAATCAACCTTATGATAGCAAGAACATAAATAGATATGCTTGAGTTTTGCACTTATCATATATGCATACTTTGATAATCTTCCAAGCTTCTAATTAGGATAACTTCCTTTGTAAGTGCATCAATTACAACTTGAGAATCACCTTCCACTATTAGAATTTACTTTCCACTAGTTGAGGCTAGCTTCAAACCTACAACAAGTCCCTCCCACTCTACTTCATTGTTCATATTACGCCTTAAAAATAGGAAACCACCTTGAAGTAGATTTCCATCATCTCAATCTAAGATTATACAAGAAACTCCATCAAAACTCAACTTGATATAACTCCTAGAAGGAAGTCACCCAACTATATTGCTTTTCTCTTTCATAATTATATTCCTAATTTACTTTAACCTTGAGATATTCCCTAAATCTCTTGATATATTATTACCTTTTAATCTTTGAAGAAATACTTTCAATTATCATTTTTTTATTGGTAACACGAGAATTTTTAGGTTGTGTTGAGCTAAGTAAGGACACAATTGAGGGGCCTCATCTCCAACATTAATGCACATCATTAACACGAATATTTAAAATTTGTGAGCACAATTGCCCAATAGAAGCACAAAGCTCAGAATCACACCAACCCAATGAGGATTTGAAGTGATAAATCACTTGACATAGACACCAACAACATCAATACAAAGGTTCAAACTCTTGAGTACAATAGATTAGTGAGGGTAGCATGCTCCCAATCATAATGACCCAATAAATATTTGAACCTTAATATCTACAACAACAGTACCATGATTTAGCTATCACATTATTTCGTAAACGACTTTAATTATCATTTCTTaacttttatttaaatatatactaATTTCATACCTTTATGTACATTTAGTTAATTAGATTTACATTATCTTAATTCGGTAGATAAACCttaaacaaacaaaacaaagaatACAAATTCTAATCACATTGAGACCATGCTTACCTAGGCACTAATGGTGTAGAGAAATAACCCACAATCTCGAAATGAGTGTGCAAATAATTTGTTAGGAAACCCTAACAACTAATGGTCTTGGTGTGAACACATTCGCGGTTGTGGGGAATGAAGAGAGTTTAGCAAAACCCTAGCTTTGGGTTTTTTTCTTTAATCGTTATCAGCCCTACTTGTTCTTAGGGAAAGTAGAAGCAGGAGAACCGAGAAGAGGAGAGCAGAAGGACGGCGTTGTATCAGCCATGAGGTATGTTTGCGCAGAGATCTGATATGATCTAATCTAAAGTGTTTTGGCCTGAGGGCTTGCTGAATGCAATGTGATGTGTGTGTATGATACTTGTGCAGTAAGCTTCAGAGCGATGTGTTGAGGGAGGCCATAACAGGTTTGGTGGGAGAGAGCAAAGAGAAGAATAGAAAATTTGTGGAGACGATTGAATTGCAAATTGGGCTGAAGAATTATGATCCTCAGAAGGATAAGCGTTTCAGCGGCTCAGTCAAACTCCCCCACATCCCTCGTCCCAAGATGAAGCTCTGTATGCTCGGTGATGCCCAACATGTTGAAGAGGTTTTCACATCGCTTCTCTTTTCATTATGTATAAATATCTGCTCATAGCATAGCTCAAATGCCCTTTTATTTTCTCTCTACACTTACAAGactattaaaaaaaacatttttatgaAATCAGAGCTTGTAATATGCCTCTTTCATCTTTTAGATTTTTGCCCTTGATAAGGGTTTTTAGCAAGATATTGGTGGCCTTTCTCAGACCGCTAAGGAAACATTTCTTTGAGTTTTTAAACTTGTATGTCGTGCTTGTATTGGTTTCCTTTTCATCATGTTTTATTGCGTTTTCTGTACAGTTGGAATGCCTGCCCTGCATTGATGGTTTCTTCTGATTTACTATGTTCAATTTTTAGTAAATATATCAAATTCACCAGTCGATACGAGGTCCCTTTTTACAAGATCGGTGTGGTATTTATATTTTAAAGTTTTATAGGATTGTGACTAGCTTTTAGAATTTTCAACTAACTTTCCAGGAGATCCAATCTCCTTTTCTTTATGTTGAGTAAATAGTCTCTCTTTTAAATACTAGCATCAAGTTGTGTAGAATTTGTTAGCAGCTTCTACAAATTTTAATTATCCAGCTCGGTTCTTTCTAAAAGTTTGAATTTCTTAGTGCCAGTTTTTCTAATAGACATATGACATCCTAGAATCCCATCTGTCATTTGAAGTCAAGTGTTATTTGTACTGTGAAGTTATCTAGAATCGCTAGCACCTATTAAAATTTACAATTATTCATCTGCACAAGACATAATCATTCTGTAGAATACCAGTTTGGTGACTGTATTGTGAAGTTATCTTGAATTTAATAGAAGACACCCCATTTGAAGATCAGTCCAGTGCCTTTACTGTCAAGTTTTATTGAAGTAACTGTTGTAATTTCCAATCTTCATCTGGCTTCCACTGCACTTTTTAATTTGTTTAAGCTAGTTTACATTAACTGTTGGAATTTCCAATCTTTCATCTGGCATCTaccttgcattcttcatttgtttaAGATAGTTTACAAGTAGTCACCAAACCTAATCTCTCTTTTGAAAATCAGTGGGGATTCACATGGCTTCACCTTACATTCTGGATGTGTTTAAGCTGGATTTCTAACGTGCTGGGACCCTTATTCTCCCCTTGCCAGCTTTGTTGATGGTAGGTTGTTAATTGCCATGTTTGGTCTAGCTATCAATATAAGTctttcaacatatgttgatcctgcCTGTAGGCTTTTAGGCTTTAATGTGTAAAATTCAGGCCGGGCATCTTTTCTAGAATTATAATCAAACAATAAGTAATTTCAAGTGAAAGTTTGCTCGTGGATTTAGGTGTACATGTCTTCCCGGGTTATATGGACTGGGTTCTGATAATGCTTCAGGTCCAACCAGGTTCCTGCTCTAGGCCTCAGGATTCAGCCAGGGACAGAACCCTGGTCAAAGCTTTGTACCATATttattaatgaataaagaaaaaatgaaaaacaataacTAACAGCTTTCCTTAGTCTTGATTGAGGATGTGTGACACAGGACTACTACAGTATCATTTGCTTGATGCAGCTAACTGAAGTGGCTCTGGTGCTGCTTGTCCATCCAATGTGTCAGCTGATGATATTGATACTCTCCTTGAGAAGCAACACAATGATTTCTATTGATTTCCATGTGTTGATGCACGATATGAAGTTTAAGTCATTTTGACTTAGAGTAGCCGGAAACTTCTGTGTCCCTCCCTGGGCGTGCGTATCCCCATATTCGTATCCGAGACAGCCTGGATACACGTCAGATGCTGTATCCACGCATGCCCAAAAATCCTTGATTTCCAACTGAGCCAAATACTATGTTAtttgattttttcaaatttgacataaatcttcttaaatttaatttaaataagcttcatttatgcaatttaaaaaaaaatttggtatAAACTAAACCTACGACAAATGAGAAAGacatgaaatgtttttctatttcagcaaCCCTTTTTTttggttatcttccaatgcaactctactatttttgcatattgtaaatttttaaatcaacttataattatttctgtagcaattatgtgtctatattgcttttgaaataatgaaaaatctcctctaataacttagaaaattgtgttaaatatgtgtatgtgtttttttatgaatgttttatccagttgtatccatattgggggtcttaaaagaTGGCATCTGTATCCATATCAGATATGTTTGTATTTAATTTTGTACATTTTGGGCATACTGAACCTGGGGAAAAAAATCTGTGAACTTCAGAACCTGAACCCCAACTGATCATGCAGTCTCTCCTTGAGAAGCAACATAATGATTTCTATCCATTTCTATGTGCAAATGTATCAATATGAAGTTTAAAATCATTTTGACTTATCTTTAATGTTTGATAACTGACTTGAATAATTGTCAGATATGTTTGTATTTAATTTTGTTGTACATTTTGGGCATACTGGATCTGGGAAAAAATATCTGTGAACTTCTGAACCTGAACCCAAGCTGATCATTTCATTGGTCTTTTTCTAAAGATTCATGTAAATGTACGGTTTTATTGCtaattgttggtatttcaatttttAACTGTGTAGAACTCATAGAGTGCAATATTATTGAAAAGGATAATCACCAGTATGTCCAAAATATCTTTTATTGCAATATGATTTGTGACCTTGAGCAAAATTGCAGGCCGAGAAAATAGGATTGGACTACATGGATGTCGAAGGATTAAAgaaaatgaacaaaaacaagaaATTGGTTAAGAAGCTTGCCAAGAAATATCATGCTTTTCTTGCATCAGAAGCAATTATCAAGCAGATTCCTAGACTTCTTGGACCTGGTCTAAACAAGGCTGGTAAGTTTCCCACTTTGGTGTCACATCAAGAGTCATTGGAGGGAAAAGTAAATGAAACAAAAGCCACTATCAAGTTCCAATTGAAGAAAGTTCTGTGTATGGGTGTTGCTGTGGGTAACTGTGGCATGGACGAAAAGCAAATATTCCAGAATGTTCAGTTGAGTGTTAACTTTCTGGTGTCCTTGCTCAAGAAAAACTGGCAAAATGTAAGTTGGCTACTATGCTATTCTTTTGGTTGATTTCCCTGATTATATACGTTGGATGTAGTTCAAGGATTACACCATTTATATTGTATTATTTCTACAGAATCTGACACTAAATAGCTTTATAATGCAAATGTAATGATGCAGGTACGTTGTCTCTATCTGAAGAGCACCATGGGAAAGCCGTCTCGGGTATTCTAAATGAACAGTTTAGTCAGCTTTTGCACAATGAACATTGATGGAATATGTTTTGTTTTGTTGGTATAGGGTAGGGTGTTTAGACAATTTATTCTATAATGCAaaattgcatttgatttgaatataaCATTTTTCAGAGGCATATGTTGACCAATAGGCAGGCTCTTATTTATGTTGTAACTGAGGGAGATTCTATTTTTGATGCACAATTGCTTTAATGATTGATGTCATGTCCTTTTTCAAAGAACTTTGTAATGTTGTTGTTGTAGAGTGTACATGTTTaattttacattacatgcaatactTCCAAGACAGCTACTTCATATATCTTTTTGATAAAGTTAGTTAATTTATTTCCCTGTTTATGGTGGCAGTTTCTGTAGAACTTTGAGCAAATACAAAGTTCAGATTTTGAAGTTTATTTTAATTTTCTGATGAATTTAGTTTTGGCCCCTTCTAAGCTTTTTGGCTTTTATCTTCTGCTTTAGCAGAAAATGCATGCGGTCTTTTATTATCTTATCACTTTATCCAGTTTGTTGCACTATTCCATTTATTGTTTTTCGTATTTTGGAGTCTTTTATTAATTTATCACTTATCCAGTTTGTTGCACTATtccatttattgtttttcatattttggacTTTTAAAAATTAACAGAAATCTCAGCGCCTGTCACTTAAGTTGCCTTTTTTAGGAAAGACTATTAAAAACAATAGACCATGGTCATTTTTCATAATTCTTCATCATTCAATTAAACTGGGTTCTTCATTTTTTTGTTCTATCAAGAGTCAAGAACTGACAATCTTGTTATCATAAAGAAACTTTTCATCTTATATAGTTCAACTCAAGTTTTAGTGTTTAACTTCATGCTTTTGATCGTAATTGGTGTAAATAGAAATTACATGAGGTGTGTCAACTTGATGTTTCAAATTTTATCAAAACAACACAAGATCTCAAATGAAAGATATACCCACGTTCTTGTTACCACTCTCTTACTTAAAAGCAGTTTTTAGCTAAAAGTGAGATGGGGGCTTTGTCTCTTACATCAAATGTCATTTAgcatatgcattaaaatttaagaCTTGTTTTTGTAGCCCTTAAGAGTATTAGAACATAAATTTCTTGAATTTATTACCTGGCAGCCCTTGGTTGGAGCAAACATTCTAGATTGGGTGGCTGTTCTTTATTTTAAAACTTACAGTTTACTGGAAGCTGCAAATTTCTCAAGTTAAAAATGCTTAAGTTTTGCTGTTACTATGGTTGGAATGTGAATGCTTGTCTTGATAATGAAAGTATTTGGGAGGGACATCAGTCGGACTTGAAATGATGAAagtaatagttttttttttcccttttctaCTGTCTGAAGGGATCTGAGCTTTTGAATTTAAGGATGATCATACAGATCTTCTGTTGGTCTAGAGCAAAGCTTTAGTATCCGGTGGAGACATTGTGCACACAGAAACCCTCGAGTGTTCACGCACATGCCAAAATAATAACAGGCACAACTGAGATCTTTTACCTAAGAGCTTTACCATCTAGTCTCTCAAGCAAATGGATATCCTATTGTAGATATCAGTCACCATAACCTTATCTTAATTTAGATGAGCCTAGTTTTGTGATGATATTGTTTTTTGTGTGCTGTGGTTTGATTAATAAATCTCTCTTtgatctattttatttttttatagccCATCTCAATGCCCAAAAAACTCAAGTCTGTTGTGTTTTATGCTGGATTTTCTCTGAGTTACAGTTGGTCTGCAGTTTGCCTCAGTGGTATGCAGTTAAAGGGTTTAGTGGGGCACATCTGTTTGGCGAGGATGGGAGTGGAATTTGTGGAGACTGGTCTCCACAGCAGGCACATGGGTTCCTAGAGCAAACATAGGTACAGATGGGCAAAAATAGTTTGTGGTACCAATTTTATCTCAAGCTCATTAAAATATATGCAATTCATTCAAAATTAAATCAGAACACGTTAAGTCAAAACCTGAGCCTATAATAGGACAAAAATATATTCTAGCAGACCTGGGTGATATTTGAGTTGCAGCAAATGAAACTTCAAATACTAATGAGCAGTTCTAAATGGTAGCTTCCGAAGCATACGTTGGCAACAAAATAGTGATTGTGGGGAAACAAACACGGGGATGAGATTGATATTTCAGTGGGGTTTGATAATCACTTTGCTCTGCTCCCGACGCCTATGCATTCTCCAAATTCTTTGGTTATCCCAAGTCAATAATTTGACCAGTTGAGGCCATATGAACCACGATGCACAAATCTTTTAGAAATAGTCGATACACAAATCTTTTAGAAATAGTCGAAAGATTGGTATATAAGAGTGAAATAATGTTAAAGGGATTTTCAGGTGGAGGTGACTTGCAAATTGaaatgatcaaagcaaaaaaaattcGCAGTTATTTTGCCAAAAACATCTAACAGTTCAACAATCAGTGCTAAAATGCAACAAACACAAGGAGGGCAAGTGATTCAAGAACAAAATAAAGAAATAAGAAATTGTAAACGTGTTGATCAAAACAAAATAGAGGCAAAGAAAAAGGAGGTCAAAGCATACCTAGCAAACAAAGTAGAAAAGGGTGGAGGACGGTCAGGAAAACGATGATTGATATATAGCCCCATGTCAACGGTACTACTGTGGTTGGTAGAACTATATGTAAGAGAGCTAATGTTTAATGAAATCGAACTTTTAGAAGCAAGTGGGGAAATGGGAGAcaatataaaaaaaatcacaaaatagtGAGAATAAGCCATTCAAAAGAACAATTTAAGGTAAAAAGAGTTGAACATGGTAAAACAAAAGTTAAACCAACTAAAAACAATAGAAGACAATACAGAGTTACGAGACCAAATCAATGAGGCTAAAGCTTGGATAAAAGTAGCAAAGGGATTattggacaagaaaatcaaacaaatgcaGAAATGGGTGAGGATGCAGACAAGAGAGAAAATGATAGAAATGATGGCTGAAAATATCATTATTAAAAGATTGTAGGAAATGAGCAATAGGATATAAACAAGCTAGTGGAAAACTTTGTTCAAATATAGCTACGATGGATGAGTATATGGATCAAGTAAATAAGATTGGAAAAATAATAGAAGGGGGAAGCATGCAAGAATCACTATGAGAAACATATAAGACATAATCACAATATTTAGGGACAAAAGATTTGCTAGAGGTCCACAAATACAATTCAATATGAAGAGAGAAGAAAGCAGGGGAAAAAGGTAGCAAAAGATGCAAGCAAATGAGCATGGTTATAGATAGTAAGGCCCAAATTAGTGAGATTGGGTGgcacacaagacacaagaaatagGGATTTGAACCTCCCCAAGTATGCTTCTTAATGGTAAGATGAAGGGAAAAAGGTAGCAAAAGATGCAAGAAAGTTATAGATAGTAAGGTCCAAATTAGTGATTGGGTGGCACACAAGAAATAGGGTTTTGAACCTCCCTCAAGTATGCTTGTTTATGGTAAGATGAAATTGTAGAGGTTATCCTTTTCAAGGATTTGGGTTGGGGCCCATGACAAAAGGATAAAACATTATAAGCTCACAAAGAGATACATGAGGGCTACAAGTAAAGCATTAGTATGGAATGAAAGAATGGACATTAGCAAATGGTATGGACGAGAAACAATTTTAATCAAAGAATCATGGTGTACAACTATAAAAGTGAAAAAAgaagaatcaaataaataatacaaaaaacaAAGTAACAATAATGCAAGTTGCCTAATATTTGCACCAGAAAGGTTCAAAGGAATATAAGGAAAAATAACCAAATTATTTCCCTTTGTTGTGCTCTCTTCAAGTCTTGATGATGGGTAATGAAGTTTGATTTGAATTGTTGAGGAACTGAACTTACATAGTTAATACCAAAAGCTATGCACAATAATATATGAGAAATGTCAAAATTTTATGTGTTTTTTGCTCAATTTTTGTGATTCTCTTGTTATGACTATTGGAAGTACTTTTGTTATCTCAAAGATTCAAGATGTGGGTTCTTTGCTTTTTGAAGAGATGAGGAAGGTATTCATCAATGTCAAGgaggccctaaatgttcatggaagacctaattaaaaaggcaagaagaatgaaagCATGATAAATCCATGTTCAAGGGGAGATTCAAATCTTGTAGAAAGTCCAAAGTTATTTGTTGGAACTGTGGTGAGCATAGATACTTCCACAAGGAGTGCAACATAGAAAATAAGAAGAAACTTGATTATGATTTTGTCAGAGATGGTGATGTATTTATTGCAATTTTGGTCACTCATGTAGGTATTgatgaatgattaattgattaccTACATGAGTGAATCTTTTC
The nucleotide sequence above comes from Cryptomeria japonica chromosome 11, Sugi_1.0, whole genome shotgun sequence. Encoded proteins:
- the LOC131067152 gene encoding large ribosomal subunit protein uL1 — protein: MSKLQSDVLREAITGLVGESKEKNRKFVETIELQIGLKNYDPQKDKRFSGSVKLPHIPRPKMKLCMLGDAQHVEEAEKIGLDYMDVEGLKKMNKNKKLVKKLAKKYHAFLASEAIIKQIPRLLGPGLNKAGKFPTLVSHQESLEGKVNETKATIKFQLKKVLCMGVAVGNCGMDEKQIFQNVQLSVNFLVSLLKKNWQNVRCLYLKSTMGKPSRVF